One genomic region from Streptomyces sp. NBC_01431 encodes:
- a CDS encoding trypco2 family protein: MAAGDGEGLRFQAERLQLELTVGVERSREPGAKVRFWVFDVGATARSANTTMQRITLTLLPVSGDAPDRPALISGTELPDED, from the coding sequence ATGGCGGCCGGGGACGGTGAGGGCCTGCGCTTCCAGGCGGAGCGGCTCCAATTGGAGCTGACCGTGGGGGTGGAGCGGAGCCGCGAGCCGGGGGCCAAGGTGCGGTTCTGGGTGTTCGACGTGGGCGCCACCGCGCGCAGCGCGAACACCACCATGCAGCGGATCACGCTCACCCTGTTGCCCGTGAGCGGCGACGCGCCCGACCGGCCCGCGTTGATCTCGGGCACTGAGCTGCCCGATGAGGACTGA
- a CDS encoding RibD family protein, translating into MAIRPYVLLSAAVSVDFHLDDVAPERLVLSNAQDLDRVDRERANSDAVLIGATTLRKDNPRLLVKSAGRRARRLAAGKPEHPLKVTVTGSGELGAGLPFWHCGGEKLVFTVDAAERKARRVLGAVADVVSTGPVLDWHLVLDELGRRGVDRLLVEGGGSVHTQFLARNLADELHLVIAPLLVGEAAAPTFLAPAAYPGGPTARMKLLEARPIGDVVLLRYAPKCRL; encoded by the coding sequence ATGGCCATACGCCCCTACGTGCTGCTGTCGGCCGCAGTCTCCGTGGACTTCCACCTGGACGACGTGGCTCCCGAGCGGCTCGTACTCTCCAACGCCCAGGACCTCGACCGCGTCGACCGTGAACGTGCCAATTCCGACGCCGTCCTCATCGGTGCTACCACCCTGCGCAAGGACAACCCGCGCCTGCTGGTGAAGAGCGCGGGAAGGCGCGCACGGCGGCTGGCAGCCGGTAAGCCGGAACATCCGCTGAAGGTCACGGTCACCGGGTCCGGCGAACTGGGCGCCGGTCTGCCGTTCTGGCACTGCGGAGGCGAGAAGTTGGTCTTCACGGTGGATGCCGCTGAACGCAAGGCCCGCCGCGTCCTGGGAGCCGTCGCCGATGTCGTCAGCACCGGGCCCGTCCTGGACTGGCACCTGGTTCTCGACGAGCTCGGCCGGCGCGGCGTGGACAGGCTCCTCGTCGAAGGGGGCGGCTCGGTCCACACCCAGTTCCTGGCGCGGAACCTGGCCGACGAACTCCATCTGGTCATCGCCCCGCTGCTGGTGGGCGAAGCGGCCGCGCCGACGTTCCTGGCCCCGGCGGCGTATCCCGGTGGTCCCACGGCCCGCATGAAACTCCTGGAGGCACGCCCGATCGGCGACGTGGTGCTGCTGCGCTACGCCCCCAAATGCCGCCTATAG
- a CDS encoding 6-pyruvoyl trahydropterin synthase family protein gives MFTVTVREHLMIAHSLRGEVFGPAQRLHGATYLVDATFEREVLDADNIVVDMGLAATELRGIVAALTYRNLDEDPAFAGTNTTTEFLAKVIADRLAGRVHEGALGAGARGLAGISVQLHESHIAWASYRRAL, from the coding sequence TTGTTCACCGTCACGGTTCGCGAGCACCTCATGATCGCCCACAGTCTCCGCGGTGAGGTCTTCGGGCCCGCGCAGCGCCTGCACGGAGCGACGTACCTGGTCGACGCGACCTTTGAGCGCGAGGTGCTGGACGCCGACAACATAGTCGTCGACATGGGGCTGGCCGCCACGGAGCTGCGCGGGATCGTCGCTGCGCTGACCTACCGGAACCTCGATGAGGACCCCGCCTTCGCCGGCACCAACACCACCACGGAGTTCCTGGCCAAGGTCATCGCGGACCGCCTCGCCGGCCGGGTCCACGAGGGTGCTCTCGGCGCGGGTGCCCGAGGTCTGGCCGGAATTTCGGTACAGCTCCACGAGTCGCACATAGCGTGGGCGAGCTACCGCCGGGCGCTCTGA